One Camarhynchus parvulus chromosome 26, STF_HiC, whole genome shotgun sequence genomic window carries:
- the HIPK1 gene encoding homeodomain-interacting protein kinase 1 isoform X1, which produces MASQLQVFSPPSVSSSAFCSAKKLKVEPSVWDVSGQSSSDKYYTHSKNLPAAQGQASSSHQVANFSIPAYDQNLLLPAPSVEHIVVTAADSTGSSATASFQSSQTITHRSNVSLLEPYQKCGLKRKSEEVDSNGSVQIIEEHPPLMLQNRPAVGAAATTTTVTTKSSSSSGEGDYQLVQHEILCSMTNSYEVLEFLGRGTFGQVAKCWKRSTKEIVAIKILKNHPSYARQGQIEVSILSRLSSENADEYNFVRSYECFQHKNHTCLVFEMLEQNLYDFLKQNKFSPLPLKYIRPILQQVATALMKLKSLGLIHADLKPENIMLVDPARQPYRVKVIDFGSASHVSKAVCSTYLQSRYYRAPEIILGLPFCEAIDMWSLGCVIAELFLGWPLYPGASEYDQIRYISQTQGLPAEYLLSAGTKTSRFFNRDPNLGYPLWRLKTPEEHELETGIKSKEARKYIFNCLDDMAQVNMSTDLEGTDMLAEKADRREYIDLLKKMLTIDADKRITPLKTLNHSFVTMAHLLDFPHSNHVKSCFQNMEICKRRVNMYDTVNQIKSPFTTHVAPNTSTNLTMSFNNQLNTVHNQASVLASNSTAAATLSLANSDVSLLNYQSALYPSSAAPVAGVAQQSVSLQPGTTQICTQTDPFQQTFIVCPPAFQTGLQATTKHSGFPVRMENAVPIVPQAPAAQPLQIQSGVLTQGSCTPLMVATLHPQVATITPQYAVPFTLNCAAGRPALVEQTAAVLQAWPGGTQQILLPSTWQQLPGVALHNSVQPAAVIPETIGSSQQLADWRNAHSHGNQYSTLMQQPSLLTNHVTLATAQPLNVGVAHVVRQQQSSNVPAKKNKQPAPSTAKPSSSLEPVPTQVYSLIGSSPLRSTSSSSNVLVPVQEQHQPIVIPDTPSPPVSVITIRSDTDEEEDSKYKPASLGMKQRSNVISYVTVNDSPDSDSSLSSPYAPDPLSSLRSTGGALELPSRAAADSSSSRTIIVPPLKMQLNDCIVATQASGILSSSSSSSKSKPVASVSGQSSGCCITPTGYRSHRVVTNGVQPLNLSQNQQTAVLASQERNGNAVPRRQQAYVAPLTSTISQAPYTFQHSSPVHPHLAAATASAHLSSQPHMYTYAPSTAATLGSTTSIAHLFSPQGSSRHATYAAHPSTLVHQVPVSVGPSLLTSANVPPAQYQHQFAPQSYIGASRGSAIYTGYPLSPTKINQYSYL; this is translated from the exons ATGGCCTCACAGCTGCAGGTGTTCTCCCCTCCGTCAGTATCCTCGAGTGCCTTCTGCAGTGCCAAGAAACTGAAAGTGGAGCCGTCTGTCTGGGATGTTTCAGGACAGAGCAGTAGTGACAAGTATTATACCCACAGCAAAAACCTCCCAGCAGCTCAAGGGCAAGCCAGCTCCTCTCATCAGGTAGCCAATTTCAGCATCCCTGCCTACGACCAGAACCTCCTTCTCCCCGCTCCCTCCGTTGAGCACATCGTGGTCACCGCGGCCGACAGCACCGGCAGCAGCGCCACAGCGTccttccagagcagccagaCCATCACCCACAGGAGCAACGTTTCTTTGCTGGAACCATACCAAAAATGTggattaaaaaggaaaagtgaagaGGTCGACAGCAACGGTAGTGTGCAGATCATTGAGGAACATCCACCTCTCATGCTGCAAAACAGACCTGCGGTGGGAGCTGCGGCCACGACCACCACGGTCACCAcgaaaagcagcagctccagtggggAGGGAGATTATCAGCTGGTCCAGCATGAGATCCTGTGCTCTATGACCAACAGCTATGAGGTCTTGGAATTCCTGGGACGAGGGACGTTCGGGCAGGTGGCGAAGTGTTGGAAACGTAGCACGAAGGAGATTGTAGCCATCAAAATCCTGAAGAACCACCCTTCGTACGCCCGGCAGGGCCAGATCGAGGTGAGCATCCTGTCTCGCCTGAGCAGTGAGAATGCTGATGAGTACAACTTTGTCCGCTCCTACGAGTGCTTTCAACACAAGAATCATACATGCCTTGTCTTTGAGATGCTGGAACAGAACTTATATGATTTCTTAAAGCAAAACAAGTTCAGTCCGTTGCCCTTGAAGTACATCCGGCCCATCCTGCAGCAAGTGGCAACTGCCTTGATGAAGCTGAAGAGCTTGGGTCTGATCCACGCTGATTTGAAGCCAGAGAACATCATGTTGGTGGATCCTGCACGCCAGCCCTATAGAGTGAAGGTGATAGACTTTGGGTCAGCCAGCCACGTGTCCAAGGCCGTGTGCTCCACGTACCTGCAGTCACGCTATTACAG agctcccGAGATCATCCTGGGTTTGCCGTTTTGTGAAGCCATTGACATGTGGTCACTGGGCTGTGTCATTGCTGAGCTCTTTCTGGGCTGGCCTCTGTATCCAGGAGCATCTGAGTACGACCAG aTTCGTTATATTTCACAAACTCAAGGCCTTCCAGCGGAGTATCTTCTCAGTGCAGGAACGAAAACAAGCAGGTTTTTTAACAGAGATCCAAATTTGGGATACCCACTGTGGAGGCTCAAG ACCCCAGAAGAACATGAGTTGgaaacaggaataaaatcaaAAGAAGCTCGGAAATATATATTCAACTGTTTGGATGATATGGCGCAG GTGAATATGTCTACAGACTTAGAAGGGACCGACATGTTGGCAGAGAAGGCTGACCGAAGGGAATACATTGATTTGTTGAAGAAAATGTTGACAATTGATGCAGATAAGAGAATTACTCCACTGAAGACTTTGAACCATTCGTTTGTTACAATGGCACATCTGCTGGACTTCCCCCACAGTAACCA TGTGAAATCTTGCTTTCAGAACATGGAGATCTGCAAGAGAAGAGTGAACATGTATGATACAGTGAATCAGATCAAGAGCCCTTTCACCACTCACGTTGCTCCTAACACAAGCACAAACCTGACAATGAGCTTTAACAACCAGCTCAACACAGTACACAACCAG gCCAGTGTGTTGGCTTCCAAttccactgctgctgctactCTTTCCCTGGCCAACTCAGACGTCTCCCTGCTCAACTACCAGTCTGCCCTGTacccctcctctgcagccccagtggCAGGAGTGGCCCAGCAAAGtgtttccctgcagcctggaaCCACCCAGATCTGCACACAGACAGACCCTTTCCAGCAGACCTTCATTGTTTGTCCCCCTGCTTTTCAAA CTGGACTTCAGGCAACTACAAAGCATTCTGGGTTCCCAGTCAGAATGGAAAATGCTGTCCCAATTGTGCCACaagcacctgcagcacagccactgcagaTCCAGTCTGGAGTTCTCACACAG GGAAGCTGTACACCACTAATGGTAGCAACTCTTCATCCTCAAGTAGCCACCATCACGCCGCAGTATGCGGTGCCCTTTACCCTGAACTGCGCAGCCGGCCGGCCGGCGCTGGTCGAACAGACGGCTGCAGTACTG CAGGCCTGGCCGGGGGGAACCCAGCAGATCCTGCTCCCTTccacctggcagcagctcccaggggttGCTTTGCACAACTCTGTCCAGCCTGCGGCCGTGATCCCAGAGACCATcggcagcagccagcagctggctgaCTGGAG gAATGCACATTCCCATGGAAATCAGTACAGCACTCTCATGCAACAGCCATCTCTGCTGACCAACCACGTGACAttggccacagcacagcctctgaATGTTGGGGTTGCTCATGttgtgaggcagcagcagagcagcaatgtGCCAGCAAAGAAGAACAAGCAGCCAGCACCGAGCACAGCCAA gcccAGCTCGTCTCTGGAGCCTGTGCCCACCCAAGTGTACTCTCTGATCGGGAGCAGCCCCCTGCGCTCCACCTCGTCCTCGTCCAACGTGCTGGTCCcggtgcaggagcagcaccagcccatCGTCATCCCCGACACTCCCAGCCCCCCTGTCAGTGTCATCACCATCCGCAGCGACACTGACGAGGAGGAGGACAGCAAATACAAACCTGCCAG tTTGGGTATGAAGCAGAGATCCAACGTCATCAGCTACGTCACTGTCAACGACTCCCCTGACTCGGACTcgtccctgagcagcccctaTGCCCCAGACCCCCTGTCCTCGCTCAGGAGCACTGGGggggccctggagctgcccagcagagctgctgctgacagctccagctcccgcACCATCATTGTCCCACCCCTGAAAATGCAGCTCAACGACTGCATCGTAGCCACCCAGGCTTCAG gcatcctgagcagcagcagcagcagcagcaagagcaagCCAGTGGCCTCAGTGAGCGGGCAGTCGTCAGGATGCTGCATCACACCCACGGGCTACCGCTCCCACCGCGTGGTCACCAACGGCGTGCAGCCCCTCAACCTCAGCCAG AACCAGCAAACCGCAGTGCTGGCCTCCCAGGAGAGAAACGGCAATGCTGTCCCGCGCCGGCAGCAAGCTTACGTGGCCCCCCTCACGTCAACGATTTCTCAGGCTCCCTACACgttccagcacagcagcccagtgcatccccacctggcagcagccacgGCCAGTGCCCACCTGTCCAGCCAGCCCCACATGTACACTTatgcccccagcactgctgccacgCTGGGCTCCACCACGTCCATCGCCCACCTGTTCTCCCCGCAGGGCTCGTCGCGCCACGCCACCTACGctgcccaccccagcacccTGGTGCACCAGGTCCCTGTCAGCGTGGGGCCCAGCCTGCTGACCTCTGCCAACGTCCCCCCCGCCCAGTACCAACACCAGTTCGCTCCCCAGTCCTATATTGGTGCTTCCAGAGGATCTGCTATTTACACTGGATACCCGCTGAGCCCCACCAAGATCAACCAGTACTCCTACTTGTAG
- the HIPK1 gene encoding homeodomain-interacting protein kinase 1 isoform X2 → MASQLQVFSPPSVSSSAFCSAKKLKVEPSVWDVSGQSSSDKYYTHSKNLPAAQGQASSSHQVANFSIPAYDQNLLLPAPSVEHIVVTAADSTGSSATASFQSSQTITHRSNVSLLEPYQKCGLKRKSEEVDSNGSVQIIEEHPPLMLQNRPAVGAAATTTTVTTKSSSSSGEGDYQLVQHEILCSMTNSYEVLEFLGRGTFGQVAKCWKRSTKEIVAIKILKNHPSYARQGQIEVSILSRLSSENADEYNFVRSYECFQHKNHTCLVFEMLEQNLYDFLKQNKFSPLPLKYIRPILQQVATALMKLKSLGLIHADLKPENIMLVDPARQPYRVKVIDFGSASHVSKAVCSTYLQSRYYRAPEIILGLPFCEAIDMWSLGCVIAELFLGWPLYPGASEYDQIRYISQTQGLPAEYLLSAGTKTSRFFNRDPNLGYPLWRLKTPEEHELETGIKSKEARKYIFNCLDDMAQVNMSTDLEGTDMLAEKADRREYIDLLKKMLTIDADKRITPLKTLNHSFVTMAHLLDFPHSNHVKSCFQNMEICKRRVNMYDTVNQIKSPFTTHVAPNTSTNLTMSFNNQLNTVHNQASVLASNSTAAATLSLANSDVSLLNYQSALYPSSAAPVAGVAQQSVSLQPGTTQICTQTDPFQQTFIVCPPAFQTGLQATTKHSGFPVRMENAVPIVPQAPAAQPLQIQSGVLTQGSCTPLMVATLHPQVATITPQYAVPFTLNCAAGRPALVEQTAAVLAWPGGTQQILLPSTWQQLPGVALHNSVQPAAVIPETIGSSQQLADWRNAHSHGNQYSTLMQQPSLLTNHVTLATAQPLNVGVAHVVRQQQSSNVPAKKNKQPAPSTAKPSSSLEPVPTQVYSLIGSSPLRSTSSSSNVLVPVQEQHQPIVIPDTPSPPVSVITIRSDTDEEEDSKYKPASLGMKQRSNVISYVTVNDSPDSDSSLSSPYAPDPLSSLRSTGGALELPSRAAADSSSSRTIIVPPLKMQLNDCIVATQASGILSSSSSSSKSKPVASVSGQSSGCCITPTGYRSHRVVTNGVQPLNLSQNQQTAVLASQERNGNAVPRRQQAYVAPLTSTISQAPYTFQHSSPVHPHLAAATASAHLSSQPHMYTYAPSTAATLGSTTSIAHLFSPQGSSRHATYAAHPSTLVHQVPVSVGPSLLTSANVPPAQYQHQFAPQSYIGASRGSAIYTGYPLSPTKINQYSYL, encoded by the exons ATGGCCTCACAGCTGCAGGTGTTCTCCCCTCCGTCAGTATCCTCGAGTGCCTTCTGCAGTGCCAAGAAACTGAAAGTGGAGCCGTCTGTCTGGGATGTTTCAGGACAGAGCAGTAGTGACAAGTATTATACCCACAGCAAAAACCTCCCAGCAGCTCAAGGGCAAGCCAGCTCCTCTCATCAGGTAGCCAATTTCAGCATCCCTGCCTACGACCAGAACCTCCTTCTCCCCGCTCCCTCCGTTGAGCACATCGTGGTCACCGCGGCCGACAGCACCGGCAGCAGCGCCACAGCGTccttccagagcagccagaCCATCACCCACAGGAGCAACGTTTCTTTGCTGGAACCATACCAAAAATGTggattaaaaaggaaaagtgaagaGGTCGACAGCAACGGTAGTGTGCAGATCATTGAGGAACATCCACCTCTCATGCTGCAAAACAGACCTGCGGTGGGAGCTGCGGCCACGACCACCACGGTCACCAcgaaaagcagcagctccagtggggAGGGAGATTATCAGCTGGTCCAGCATGAGATCCTGTGCTCTATGACCAACAGCTATGAGGTCTTGGAATTCCTGGGACGAGGGACGTTCGGGCAGGTGGCGAAGTGTTGGAAACGTAGCACGAAGGAGATTGTAGCCATCAAAATCCTGAAGAACCACCCTTCGTACGCCCGGCAGGGCCAGATCGAGGTGAGCATCCTGTCTCGCCTGAGCAGTGAGAATGCTGATGAGTACAACTTTGTCCGCTCCTACGAGTGCTTTCAACACAAGAATCATACATGCCTTGTCTTTGAGATGCTGGAACAGAACTTATATGATTTCTTAAAGCAAAACAAGTTCAGTCCGTTGCCCTTGAAGTACATCCGGCCCATCCTGCAGCAAGTGGCAACTGCCTTGATGAAGCTGAAGAGCTTGGGTCTGATCCACGCTGATTTGAAGCCAGAGAACATCATGTTGGTGGATCCTGCACGCCAGCCCTATAGAGTGAAGGTGATAGACTTTGGGTCAGCCAGCCACGTGTCCAAGGCCGTGTGCTCCACGTACCTGCAGTCACGCTATTACAG agctcccGAGATCATCCTGGGTTTGCCGTTTTGTGAAGCCATTGACATGTGGTCACTGGGCTGTGTCATTGCTGAGCTCTTTCTGGGCTGGCCTCTGTATCCAGGAGCATCTGAGTACGACCAG aTTCGTTATATTTCACAAACTCAAGGCCTTCCAGCGGAGTATCTTCTCAGTGCAGGAACGAAAACAAGCAGGTTTTTTAACAGAGATCCAAATTTGGGATACCCACTGTGGAGGCTCAAG ACCCCAGAAGAACATGAGTTGgaaacaggaataaaatcaaAAGAAGCTCGGAAATATATATTCAACTGTTTGGATGATATGGCGCAG GTGAATATGTCTACAGACTTAGAAGGGACCGACATGTTGGCAGAGAAGGCTGACCGAAGGGAATACATTGATTTGTTGAAGAAAATGTTGACAATTGATGCAGATAAGAGAATTACTCCACTGAAGACTTTGAACCATTCGTTTGTTACAATGGCACATCTGCTGGACTTCCCCCACAGTAACCA TGTGAAATCTTGCTTTCAGAACATGGAGATCTGCAAGAGAAGAGTGAACATGTATGATACAGTGAATCAGATCAAGAGCCCTTTCACCACTCACGTTGCTCCTAACACAAGCACAAACCTGACAATGAGCTTTAACAACCAGCTCAACACAGTACACAACCAG gCCAGTGTGTTGGCTTCCAAttccactgctgctgctactCTTTCCCTGGCCAACTCAGACGTCTCCCTGCTCAACTACCAGTCTGCCCTGTacccctcctctgcagccccagtggCAGGAGTGGCCCAGCAAAGtgtttccctgcagcctggaaCCACCCAGATCTGCACACAGACAGACCCTTTCCAGCAGACCTTCATTGTTTGTCCCCCTGCTTTTCAAA CTGGACTTCAGGCAACTACAAAGCATTCTGGGTTCCCAGTCAGAATGGAAAATGCTGTCCCAATTGTGCCACaagcacctgcagcacagccactgcagaTCCAGTCTGGAGTTCTCACACAG GGAAGCTGTACACCACTAATGGTAGCAACTCTTCATCCTCAAGTAGCCACCATCACGCCGCAGTATGCGGTGCCCTTTACCCTGAACTGCGCAGCCGGCCGGCCGGCGCTGGTCGAACAGACGGCTGCAGTACTG GCCTGGCCGGGGGGAACCCAGCAGATCCTGCTCCCTTccacctggcagcagctcccaggggttGCTTTGCACAACTCTGTCCAGCCTGCGGCCGTGATCCCAGAGACCATcggcagcagccagcagctggctgaCTGGAG gAATGCACATTCCCATGGAAATCAGTACAGCACTCTCATGCAACAGCCATCTCTGCTGACCAACCACGTGACAttggccacagcacagcctctgaATGTTGGGGTTGCTCATGttgtgaggcagcagcagagcagcaatgtGCCAGCAAAGAAGAACAAGCAGCCAGCACCGAGCACAGCCAA gcccAGCTCGTCTCTGGAGCCTGTGCCCACCCAAGTGTACTCTCTGATCGGGAGCAGCCCCCTGCGCTCCACCTCGTCCTCGTCCAACGTGCTGGTCCcggtgcaggagcagcaccagcccatCGTCATCCCCGACACTCCCAGCCCCCCTGTCAGTGTCATCACCATCCGCAGCGACACTGACGAGGAGGAGGACAGCAAATACAAACCTGCCAG tTTGGGTATGAAGCAGAGATCCAACGTCATCAGCTACGTCACTGTCAACGACTCCCCTGACTCGGACTcgtccctgagcagcccctaTGCCCCAGACCCCCTGTCCTCGCTCAGGAGCACTGGGggggccctggagctgcccagcagagctgctgctgacagctccagctcccgcACCATCATTGTCCCACCCCTGAAAATGCAGCTCAACGACTGCATCGTAGCCACCCAGGCTTCAG gcatcctgagcagcagcagcagcagcagcaagagcaagCCAGTGGCCTCAGTGAGCGGGCAGTCGTCAGGATGCTGCATCACACCCACGGGCTACCGCTCCCACCGCGTGGTCACCAACGGCGTGCAGCCCCTCAACCTCAGCCAG AACCAGCAAACCGCAGTGCTGGCCTCCCAGGAGAGAAACGGCAATGCTGTCCCGCGCCGGCAGCAAGCTTACGTGGCCCCCCTCACGTCAACGATTTCTCAGGCTCCCTACACgttccagcacagcagcccagtgcatccccacctggcagcagccacgGCCAGTGCCCACCTGTCCAGCCAGCCCCACATGTACACTTatgcccccagcactgctgccacgCTGGGCTCCACCACGTCCATCGCCCACCTGTTCTCCCCGCAGGGCTCGTCGCGCCACGCCACCTACGctgcccaccccagcacccTGGTGCACCAGGTCCCTGTCAGCGTGGGGCCCAGCCTGCTGACCTCTGCCAACGTCCCCCCCGCCCAGTACCAACACCAGTTCGCTCCCCAGTCCTATATTGGTGCTTCCAGAGGATCTGCTATTTACACTGGATACCCGCTGAGCCCCACCAAGATCAACCAGTACTCCTACTTGTAG
- the HIPK1 gene encoding homeodomain-interacting protein kinase 1 isoform X3 produces MASQLQVFSPPSVSSSAFCSAKKLKVEPSVWDVSGQSSSDKYYTHSKNLPAAQGQASSSHQVANFSIPAYDQNLLLPAPSVEHIVVTAADSTGSSATASFQSSQTITHRSNVSLLEPYQKCGLKRKSEEVDSNGSVQIIEEHPPLMLQNRPAVGAAATTTTVTTKSSSSSGEGDYQLVQHEILCSMTNSYEVLEFLGRGTFGQVAKCWKRSTKEIVAIKILKNHPSYARQGQIEVSILSRLSSENADEYNFVRSYECFQHKNHTCLVFEMLEQNLYDFLKQNKFSPLPLKYIRPILQQVATALMKLKSLGLIHADLKPENIMLVDPARQPYRVKVIDFGSASHVSKAVCSTYLQSRYYRAPEIILGLPFCEAIDMWSLGCVIAELFLGWPLYPGASEYDQIRYISQTQGLPAEYLLSAGTKTSRFFNRDPNLGYPLWRLKTPEEHELETGIKSKEARKYIFNCLDDMAQVNMSTDLEGTDMLAEKADRREYIDLLKKMLTIDADKRITPLKTLNHSFVTMAHLLDFPHSNHVKSCFQNMEICKRRVNMYDTVNQIKSPFTTHVAPNTSTNLTMSFNNQLNTVHNQASVLASNSTAAATLSLANSDVSLLNYQSALYPSSAAPVAGVAQQSVSLQPGTTQICTQTDPFQQTFIVCPPAFQTGLQATTKHSGFPVRMENAVPIVPQAPAAQPLQIQSGVLTQQAWPGGTQQILLPSTWQQLPGVALHNSVQPAAVIPETIGSSQQLADWRNAHSHGNQYSTLMQQPSLLTNHVTLATAQPLNVGVAHVVRQQQSSNVPAKKNKQPAPSTAKPSSSLEPVPTQVYSLIGSSPLRSTSSSSNVLVPVQEQHQPIVIPDTPSPPVSVITIRSDTDEEEDSKYKPASLGMKQRSNVISYVTVNDSPDSDSSLSSPYAPDPLSSLRSTGGALELPSRAAADSSSSRTIIVPPLKMQLNDCIVATQASGILSSSSSSSKSKPVASVSGQSSGCCITPTGYRSHRVVTNGVQPLNLSQNQQTAVLASQERNGNAVPRRQQAYVAPLTSTISQAPYTFQHSSPVHPHLAAATASAHLSSQPHMYTYAPSTAATLGSTTSIAHLFSPQGSSRHATYAAHPSTLVHQVPVSVGPSLLTSANVPPAQYQHQFAPQSYIGASRGSAIYTGYPLSPTKINQYSYL; encoded by the exons ATGGCCTCACAGCTGCAGGTGTTCTCCCCTCCGTCAGTATCCTCGAGTGCCTTCTGCAGTGCCAAGAAACTGAAAGTGGAGCCGTCTGTCTGGGATGTTTCAGGACAGAGCAGTAGTGACAAGTATTATACCCACAGCAAAAACCTCCCAGCAGCTCAAGGGCAAGCCAGCTCCTCTCATCAGGTAGCCAATTTCAGCATCCCTGCCTACGACCAGAACCTCCTTCTCCCCGCTCCCTCCGTTGAGCACATCGTGGTCACCGCGGCCGACAGCACCGGCAGCAGCGCCACAGCGTccttccagagcagccagaCCATCACCCACAGGAGCAACGTTTCTTTGCTGGAACCATACCAAAAATGTggattaaaaaggaaaagtgaagaGGTCGACAGCAACGGTAGTGTGCAGATCATTGAGGAACATCCACCTCTCATGCTGCAAAACAGACCTGCGGTGGGAGCTGCGGCCACGACCACCACGGTCACCAcgaaaagcagcagctccagtggggAGGGAGATTATCAGCTGGTCCAGCATGAGATCCTGTGCTCTATGACCAACAGCTATGAGGTCTTGGAATTCCTGGGACGAGGGACGTTCGGGCAGGTGGCGAAGTGTTGGAAACGTAGCACGAAGGAGATTGTAGCCATCAAAATCCTGAAGAACCACCCTTCGTACGCCCGGCAGGGCCAGATCGAGGTGAGCATCCTGTCTCGCCTGAGCAGTGAGAATGCTGATGAGTACAACTTTGTCCGCTCCTACGAGTGCTTTCAACACAAGAATCATACATGCCTTGTCTTTGAGATGCTGGAACAGAACTTATATGATTTCTTAAAGCAAAACAAGTTCAGTCCGTTGCCCTTGAAGTACATCCGGCCCATCCTGCAGCAAGTGGCAACTGCCTTGATGAAGCTGAAGAGCTTGGGTCTGATCCACGCTGATTTGAAGCCAGAGAACATCATGTTGGTGGATCCTGCACGCCAGCCCTATAGAGTGAAGGTGATAGACTTTGGGTCAGCCAGCCACGTGTCCAAGGCCGTGTGCTCCACGTACCTGCAGTCACGCTATTACAG agctcccGAGATCATCCTGGGTTTGCCGTTTTGTGAAGCCATTGACATGTGGTCACTGGGCTGTGTCATTGCTGAGCTCTTTCTGGGCTGGCCTCTGTATCCAGGAGCATCTGAGTACGACCAG aTTCGTTATATTTCACAAACTCAAGGCCTTCCAGCGGAGTATCTTCTCAGTGCAGGAACGAAAACAAGCAGGTTTTTTAACAGAGATCCAAATTTGGGATACCCACTGTGGAGGCTCAAG ACCCCAGAAGAACATGAGTTGgaaacaggaataaaatcaaAAGAAGCTCGGAAATATATATTCAACTGTTTGGATGATATGGCGCAG GTGAATATGTCTACAGACTTAGAAGGGACCGACATGTTGGCAGAGAAGGCTGACCGAAGGGAATACATTGATTTGTTGAAGAAAATGTTGACAATTGATGCAGATAAGAGAATTACTCCACTGAAGACTTTGAACCATTCGTTTGTTACAATGGCACATCTGCTGGACTTCCCCCACAGTAACCA TGTGAAATCTTGCTTTCAGAACATGGAGATCTGCAAGAGAAGAGTGAACATGTATGATACAGTGAATCAGATCAAGAGCCCTTTCACCACTCACGTTGCTCCTAACACAAGCACAAACCTGACAATGAGCTTTAACAACCAGCTCAACACAGTACACAACCAG gCCAGTGTGTTGGCTTCCAAttccactgctgctgctactCTTTCCCTGGCCAACTCAGACGTCTCCCTGCTCAACTACCAGTCTGCCCTGTacccctcctctgcagccccagtggCAGGAGTGGCCCAGCAAAGtgtttccctgcagcctggaaCCACCCAGATCTGCACACAGACAGACCCTTTCCAGCAGACCTTCATTGTTTGTCCCCCTGCTTTTCAAA CTGGACTTCAGGCAACTACAAAGCATTCTGGGTTCCCAGTCAGAATGGAAAATGCTGTCCCAATTGTGCCACaagcacctgcagcacagccactgcagaTCCAGTCTGGAGTTCTCACACAG CAGGCCTGGCCGGGGGGAACCCAGCAGATCCTGCTCCCTTccacctggcagcagctcccaggggttGCTTTGCACAACTCTGTCCAGCCTGCGGCCGTGATCCCAGAGACCATcggcagcagccagcagctggctgaCTGGAG gAATGCACATTCCCATGGAAATCAGTACAGCACTCTCATGCAACAGCCATCTCTGCTGACCAACCACGTGACAttggccacagcacagcctctgaATGTTGGGGTTGCTCATGttgtgaggcagcagcagagcagcaatgtGCCAGCAAAGAAGAACAAGCAGCCAGCACCGAGCACAGCCAA gcccAGCTCGTCTCTGGAGCCTGTGCCCACCCAAGTGTACTCTCTGATCGGGAGCAGCCCCCTGCGCTCCACCTCGTCCTCGTCCAACGTGCTGGTCCcggtgcaggagcagcaccagcccatCGTCATCCCCGACACTCCCAGCCCCCCTGTCAGTGTCATCACCATCCGCAGCGACACTGACGAGGAGGAGGACAGCAAATACAAACCTGCCAG tTTGGGTATGAAGCAGAGATCCAACGTCATCAGCTACGTCACTGTCAACGACTCCCCTGACTCGGACTcgtccctgagcagcccctaTGCCCCAGACCCCCTGTCCTCGCTCAGGAGCACTGGGggggccctggagctgcccagcagagctgctgctgacagctccagctcccgcACCATCATTGTCCCACCCCTGAAAATGCAGCTCAACGACTGCATCGTAGCCACCCAGGCTTCAG gcatcctgagcagcagcagcagcagcagcaagagcaagCCAGTGGCCTCAGTGAGCGGGCAGTCGTCAGGATGCTGCATCACACCCACGGGCTACCGCTCCCACCGCGTGGTCACCAACGGCGTGCAGCCCCTCAACCTCAGCCAG AACCAGCAAACCGCAGTGCTGGCCTCCCAGGAGAGAAACGGCAATGCTGTCCCGCGCCGGCAGCAAGCTTACGTGGCCCCCCTCACGTCAACGATTTCTCAGGCTCCCTACACgttccagcacagcagcccagtgcatccccacctggcagcagccacgGCCAGTGCCCACCTGTCCAGCCAGCCCCACATGTACACTTatgcccccagcactgctgccacgCTGGGCTCCACCACGTCCATCGCCCACCTGTTCTCCCCGCAGGGCTCGTCGCGCCACGCCACCTACGctgcccaccccagcacccTGGTGCACCAGGTCCCTGTCAGCGTGGGGCCCAGCCTGCTGACCTCTGCCAACGTCCCCCCCGCCCAGTACCAACACCAGTTCGCTCCCCAGTCCTATATTGGTGCTTCCAGAGGATCTGCTATTTACACTGGATACCCGCTGAGCCCCACCAAGATCAACCAGTACTCCTACTTGTAG